In Solenopsis invicta isolate M01_SB chromosome 6, UNIL_Sinv_3.0, whole genome shotgun sequence, the genomic window GTAGGAGAAGACGAATTACGTTCGTAAAGCTCAATAACTTATGGTATTTAATGTGTTGATAGCTTTAtatcgattaaaatattttcttgataaaataaaaatttttgaaggtCAGAATCAGATTTAGCACTTACAAAAACTCAAACTATGAAACTCGAACTACAGAATATTTGCCGCCATTCATGCTGGCATTCAGGTGGTAAAATTGGCCTATTTTACTCGTCGattacgatttttatttttcaaaacgaTTTCAACGTGTCTTCAGGAttcataatatttctgtgaattGATACGAGAGATACCATTCGGACGATTTTCTGGCATTGTgttacgtaaataatttttaaaattttgagagGAGAGGGGTCGAGGAGAGGTTCAACCTCCTTTGAGTATGCCTCAGTAGATATCGTATAATAGTCGAACGAATGTTGTCTGGCGAGTCTCTGTATCGATGAATTGTAGTTTTTGGGGGAGGAAACATTTTTGTACTCTAATTTTGTGGTAACTGGAAATTCTTCTGTATTCAATTGATATACACCTGTACCTTGCATCGATACCATTATATCGCACTTTGCCATAAGTTAAGGAATGTTGACTTTACATGATTTTCAACGTTTCTTTGCCCAGTATAAAGCAGTTGTAGCGTTATTGAGATAGATACTTCCGTACTGTCGTAGTCTTGCAAAAGCGAGCGGAACTGACAAGGActgcctttctctctctctctctctctctctctctctctctctctctctctctctctccgaatGCCTTATAATTAGCCTGAGCGAAGCGTGAAGTGATTgcgcaatttcttttatgaaaattgcCAGATCTCCAACTGTCAGCTGACTTGGCGACGTAGTAGTCGCAAAGTCATCAGTAAGCGTTGATATTTCGCAGATTACAGATCGGCTGCGACTGGTATAATATGGAGTATATCCATAAACTTTTGCATCGTGCCACGAACCCAAGAACGTCTCCTTCGCCCACGCTGACGGTATATTGCGTCGCAAACGCTTTCGAAGGCGTTTTCCGTCGAACTTTCGTTGCCACGTTGGTGCGACGATTATCTATAAATCTTTGTGACAAATAAAATcgaagaatgttttttttcacTGAAAGATGCTGAAAAGgtcatatttctattttatattaaaaaattctcacaAACCGACGATTATATATTTGATAGATACTTAATTTAAAAGAGAGGGAAGAAGTACATACGACGTTTTCATAAAGCACGCTTaacgctttctttttttttttttattttcagagtgACAACGATAGTCCCGTGGCTGTCGCGAAGACAGCGGAGCATGAGGTCAAGGTCCATTTTGCCCGCGAGTTTGCCGATGTAGGATCGGTCACGGAGAATCTCTGCTTGGCCCCGGAGAGTCTTTCGTCGGCCAGCAGTTTCCATAGCCTCAGTAGCACTCTCAGTACCAAGAGTAGTAGCGGCATATGTCCCGATTCGTCACCCGAGATTTCAGATAATGTCGCAGATACATCATACGTCAACTCTAACATACCTGGTGTAGAGGATTTGATCCTCGCGTACGCAGACATCCACCTGGGAAGCGAACGCGACGGTCAGGATCTCAGTCAAGATCAAACCTTTGCATCGGCCATAGACGAGACGCCGTATCCTACGAGTGATTGTTCTCTCAACGAAGATTCGTTGGATAATACTGATAATGAAACCCAAGTAACTGAGACAAATCTCCAATCGCATGAAACGACGTCCTTGAATCAAACGCAAATTTTAGAACCGTTTGATAACACTCTTCCCGCTGAAGATTCACAATTCGTGACCTTACATCCTCCTGCGAAAGAATGCGAATCGCAAGTAGAAGACTCGAGTAATAAGCATATTCCCTTACAGAAAAGTGATGGTACAGTGAGTGAGCTTGAAACGTGCAACATTGCAAGTGGTACTGTAAAGAATACACTGCCAATAAGTAATGCGAATGATAATCAATTGGATATAACGACTACCGTTTCATCTGGTAATACGTCTTTCAATGTGATAGCGCTTAGTGAAGAGCAGACAGTAGAAGACAATTGTAGCACCGAAACATTTCCTCTAGAAGATCCACAGTTGTATCCTATCGAGATTTCTGTTCCGTCCATATCCTCGTTAGCGCAATATGCGGATCTTTCATTACCTAATGTATCGTCATCGTTAGAAAATATCGATAGTAAAACAAAAGATACCAGTGTACAAGCTTTATCAGAGCCCGAGCGAAACACATCGACAGCATTGTCTTCCGACTATCTCGATCAAGTAATCGTAGAGAACTCTATCGTTCAAGCTGAAAAGAACGAAATTATCAAGGAACAAGTGTTTTCTCAATTACATAATCACACTATATCGGATAAAGAAGATAACATACAATTACTAAATGAAACCAGTATTATAGAACCAAAAATATCAGAAGTTAAAGAAAACTTACAGACGAATGTCGATGAGAAAGATTTAAAAGTAGACAATAGCGTGATATcgaataaattagaaaaattgtcCGATGAAAAAATTGCCATATGCAACGAGACCCGTATTGTAGAAAAACCATGTAACTCGGAAACTGTAAttatagaaagagaaaaatatgatattgtAGAAAGTGCAGATGTGACGAGTGCTATTAAAAAAGAGATATCTGTTGAAGAAGATCTCAATTGTACACTTACTTTACAAGAGACAGAGACAAATGTTACACCAGATGAAGAACGATACGAGGAATTTAAACCTCAACGACAAAGTACTACATTGTCAGTGATCAATGAGCAGTTATATTTCGAAGAATTAAAGTCTACAGTAGAAAAAGTTACCGACGAGCAACTTGATCTTTCACTGGATCTCACGGAAGACACAGATCAGTTCGTCAGTGCAACACCCGAAAGTAAGCATAACTTGAACTTGAACTTGAACTTTTTCTGTGATTTTATTATTGagagatttattaattacatgaatattttttgtctttagTTTTCCAAGATCCCTCgacatttgattttttgttaGCACGAAGTAATCCCACGCACACAAATCGCCTTAGAGCGGAATCCTTGTACGTTAAATTTGACCCGTTGGTATCGAACACCAGCATGTTGCCACAAGGAAATGCCCAAACGATAAACGAAgagaaaaatggcaaaaacGAATCGCCACTTCCCGATTGTACACCCGTTGGTACACCAAAACGTAATCCTGCCATAGCAGCTATAGACAGACTACTCTTTTATAGTCCTATTCCTAATACAACAATGCAAAAGTTAGAGATAActcaagaaaaaaatgtaagtaaCAATTTTATAGATGTATACTATCTGCAGGGTTGGGAAATAACGCATTATTCTTGAGACATCGTTACTGttgtcgttattttttttttttttttccgctaacaatcgtattatttttttctgacgaCGATAATGCTACGTTACGTTATGTCAATAGTAACAAATTCAATTATCGATCGTTATTCAAActctattattttgaatatcgTATAGTgtatatctatttaatatagATTTGTGCATCTTTTCAATATGTAAATGCATGCAGTAATCGACGTCGGTTGCCAGAGCAAAGGTTGCGATAAATCCAatgataagttttatttattttcatattttattttaaatattgaaaaatattttgtacttaaCATTTTAGGCCTCATTCCTATTAgtcattgcaacaatattataaaaactagaaattttCAGTACTGTGAGTACCGAGATGCATTCTTAGCGATATTAATGTTCATAAAAGCAATAAcaattttcgataaaatttgTGTTTGTAAACTacaatctaaattttgataaaaaaataaatatactaaaaaataaagacatttaacataaaaaaagattttttttttatattagagaAGTTTGATATTAAGCTGCAGAGACTAGTTTAAAGTTGTaagttttaatattgattatcacattttatattgattattaaataatgtaattgtaaaatttaatatcttatttttattacaaaaaaagtaacgaatcgttattttttaaataatggtagTGATAAcgtgtaactttttaaaattagtaatgaATAATGGTAAcggtaatttattacttttataaagcaATTTTCCCAATCCTGACTTTGTACTTCTAATGGtaaataaatgtgaaatatttaattactatcgTATCGTATTTAATTACGATCGTAAGAtaatcgttaaaaataaaatttattcaggAACAACCAGTAGAAGAGCCTAAATCCGACGGACAACTTATCGATCATATAGATATGAGTAAAGAACTTGAACTCGTAAGAACGACTGTGCTACAATTGGAGGAAGAATTGGAGAAACGGAAGAAGGAGCATGAAGCAGAATTGGAAAGACAGAAAGCAGcttttcaagaaaaaatgaataaactACAGGCACAGTTGtctcaagaaataaaaaatagaacacAGATGAAGTaagtgatttttattaataaagttttacaagCTCGtcgatatgaaaataaatggCAATTCGATAAAGGTCATAACGAGCGATTCCACGAGGATAGTAGTGCTTGATTCAACATTGATCATTAATTATGCTTGTTGTGACCTttatcaaattgttatttaaataatttatactcgaaataaatctgtttaaataaaatgtggAAATAATTGATTCAGAGTCGTTCTGGAAGAATATGAAAAATCGATTAGTAAATTAGTCACAGCGCGGGAAAAGGATCGAACAAGCTTCGAACAAGACAAGGCAAAATTGCAAGAAGAATTGCAAGCTGCAAATCATCATCTAACTAACACGGAGGCAGCGTTTAACGATGTGCATCAAAAATATGAGAGACTTAAAGGAGTTGTATCGgtgtataaaaataacgaagcTGTATTAAAAGAAAGTATCCAGGAAAATGTAGAAActataaaaacattagaaacgCGATACGATCAACTTAAAGAACATGCGATGGCTCAACTAGAAAAGTATGCGATCAATATAGATTTATGTATCATTATCTATTCCTTGGGTAAaacaaacattatatatattttataatatatattaatatattttagagcTAATATGGAATTGGACGGAATACGAAAACAGAACGAGGCGGAAACAGTGAAGCTGCACGCGATGATAAGGAAAGCGGATCTTAAAAGTAATTCGCTTACCGAGCTTGTGGAACAGAAAACTAAGGAAAACAAAGAACTCGCGAAGATTCTAGACGAAGTTATCGCCAGAGTCGGGCATGGAAATTCGGAATGAAAATAAGATATCGCGAttagtcttttatttttttacttgtccTTTACTAtcttaaataaacatatgttaGATACGATTGATGTATGTATACGGTCATTAACTCGTATAGTTATCGCAAATTGCGTTTTACTTCAGGAAAgcgctttttattaattatttataagttgtgaaatataactattttaaagctaataaaactatgcttataaaaaaacacattttcatttatacacgataaaaaatgtttaataccCTGCATGTGGTGTAACAATATACAATcccatttttttatcttatataattactctttaattacatttatcttaCGTTATTAAGTTATATAAAAGTCATAATGTAAACACACGTCGGCTAAATGTACAAGcacccatatatatatatatatatttggtcGTTTCAGTAATGTTTCGTTTGCTAAAAAGCAAATCATTCGtgcaatttattgaattttactaATCGTACTAACGAGTACTGTCAATCTATTGGCCTAGTATCGATAAGAAACAGCACGTGATGTTTGGCTAATTTCAACATACGATCGCTCGTACTTCCAGGTTTCCgcggaatatttttattttctagttCAGGCATGAATTTTTTGATTGTGCGTGCCAAGTTTGCAgcatattgtttaaatttcggGTGACTCATGCCGATGCCTTTGCTTCGTAGGGCTTCCGCAACCGCCCAAagtaatttctaaaaataacgtattattaatgaaacaatgTATCGTTACTATTATCAAAGCAAATAGAAGGCTCAAGAATACGAACCTTTTTATGAGTATCACTTAGTTCGTTCTTCGCTTGATTAAAAGAGGTTTCATTTTTCGAAAGAATGCTGCTCGACGAATGTCTATCCCACGTAACTTTCGaggtattttttaaatcgtgTGTGCAATCGAACGATAAACTCTTTGCCCATTTCAATCGTGGCCCTTGCAATTCTTCCTCGCACTTTCTTTTTCTACTTTCTTCCTTCGAAGATGTTTGTTTCGAATCTTCAGATTCATCTTTTCTCGGTGTTGAAAATAAAACGCGTTTAATTTTTTGAGTATCCGTATTACTCGCACCTAACAATTTGCTAGGACCAGCATGATCCGATGGAGGACTTTGAAACAACGCACGTTTCGAAGTTTCTAATTTGGATTTACAGGGACTCGATTCATCTAGCATTAATCTCcgaacaactttttttttcgttgaaCTCCTTGGGCTTTTACCTCGAGGACTCTTGCCTCTTGGACTTTTACCACGTAAACTTTTACCTCTTGGACTTTTCCCCTTTTTATGCGCAAGCTtcctatattttatacaaacatttatgaaattatattttgtttgctaATTATCGTAATATTTTTTAGGAGATACATACTTGATTGGTATCATCAACTGCCTTTTATCAGTGAGTCCCAATCCTTGCAAGTTAGCGCTACAGAAAGTTCTACGTCTCTTAGCTAAATGCGTCAATCTTTTCTCTGGACTTTGACCGTTTCCACGTTTTGTCAATAAACTTCGCTTTTTCGCACTTCCCGGTGGCTGTTTTGAAAACCATATATTACAAGTAGATTGCGTCTCAGCTCCTATGTACCTTTCACATAATTTAACTGTCAAATTCTCAAACTCTTCTACGGTTCTACTTCTGTTATAActgaaattttaaagataatatattaatagataGACTATTGCACTTGACAATAAAGTAAAAGTGTAAACCAACGTTAgataataattagttaaaaagttaataacttttaatttaattctgttaATTTTATGAGTTAATTGTTAGTTtccattaattattttgtaaatgcataaactttaacttattaactttctttcttttaattttaaaagttattaacgtTTAAAAGATACAAGCGTATAAACTCGGtagatttaaaaatcaatagaaaACTTCAAGAACTAACGAGCCCCTAGATCATTGTGCTATTACGAATAAAACTGTCAATTCGTACAAATTAATACGCGTGTGTCAATTGTCTTGCGTCTAATTGTCAATTTCTAAAACATTTCTACCGTTTCTGTACCttataaattacattcaaaAATTCGTGTATACGATAAATTGCCTTTATAAATTTGTTGCAACATTTTGTTTcatgattttatagaatttaaaatttgaaaaaaaattgttccatTATAATTTTCCTAACGAAGCGCATTAGAGTACTATCATTTTGGTAGTAACGTTTGATAAGTAATTTGTATATTCGATACTCGTTTATCAATGCAATACGCTcacacttattatttatatagtacctgtcaataatatttaaaacacacGTACATATACGTTACGTTTTgcaattgtttctttaaattcttGTGATTAATTTTCTCATCTATTAAAAAGAATCTTCAACATCACTGAAAACgcttttacaaattaaatatttgtaaatatttaaattaacatataatgTAAATCCAGGAAAGTTTGATTAGAATTCAATTCGTATACCAATCAATGAGATTAGATTTGATTTCCAACATGGTTAGATTCGATtcaatttcacaaaaataattgattttgcaCTTCTATTCTGAAAAAGTAACATGTTATAGttactcaaaagtaaaaagttattatcttTCACGTTAcctttctgttaattttttgtaatttttatgcacttgtattttaaatagaagatttttcaacattatttttcaactaattttactcattatatttaacattttgtatgcgctgtattattttatatacaataaagcaTAGTTTTAagcatttaaaatcaaaatatatttaatacattaattgaattaataattcataataaattaacgCACACGCttggaatttattatcaaaattgggatcaatattttttagataaaaagttTGCTGAATGTAAACTTCATGATAAAAATCACTGTAATGAGTTAATTTTCAATTCtctaaatataatacttttaatattaatttttgaatgacaAGTTATTTTTGGGTTCATGCACCTTTTaactaaattgattttataagctgttaattttaatttactttagttaaaaaaaagtaactttttcaaCGCTGACGTAAACTCACTGTATGCCATGAAATTTGTGAGAATAAGCCTGAGGCCACGTTAATGTTTTAGCTTCATTTTCATCAATTGTATGATAAAGAAGAGGAGATCGCTCATGAGATACGTCTGAATTGTCTACGATAGGTGGAACTTGGACTGTTTCTTTAATCGCATTAACTGGATTCTTCAACTCCTTAGGAACACTATATTGTACATTTGAGTCGTCGTTATTACTATTGTTTATATCTAATTTTGTATCCTTTGCACTATCAACTGGCAAATCACAAGTATTAAAGGCAGTtgtcaaatttttcaaagtgcCTTTTGCACACCGATTAGAGGCATTTCCATCATTAGTTTCCGCAATTCTCAATTGCTGGGTGCTCTCTGTAGATTCCAAACTTTCAGTAGACAATGGATATCCGATGTAGAACAATTgacgatttttataaatatgttgtaGAAAATCGGAGCAATCACTCTGACATGTCGTTTGTCTCGGTGGAGGTGGGACACCACTCAAAAACTTGTTAATTCTAATCAGCATGTAACTGTCCGATTTTGCAATTAATTCAGCCTGCGTAGGTTCTCGTGAAGGAATCACCGCCAGTGTATTAGCCACAGTTAACGTTTCAACATTTTTGTTATCTGTATCACTTTCAGTATCGCTGTCAAACATTTCTGGACTAGAGACATTTGGAAATGTCTCTGTAATTTGAGAGCTATCATATTGATTGGCGAAACAGCAATCCATATGGTTTcctaaaaattcagaaaattattatcaaatgttgcaataaatttaGCAATGTGCTACTAGATTCTTTTAAAACAATCTTAATGCTTGAGCTTCAACTGATGGCAACAtatccttgtttttttttttacagttaacAAATTTGATTACTTCCATAGAGTACATCATTCTACTGataataattcatgaaaatacTTAAAAGCACATCGCAATGTCAATTGGAACTGTGTGAAGCTAAGAATGGAGCAAAACGCCACATTTCATAAGGCGTGatcatatgtatataacatCATGTAAAATTGAGTAGATAGAGTATGTACTTACTCCAGTATTATGACAACCGAAAGATTTGTGTTTCTCTTTCCTCAAACACGTCTATTCCTTTTGAGGCATAAAATCTCGTTTCTCACAGTTGCTCAAGGAGCTTCGTTCGATAACGCACTGGCTACAGGGCCTACAGGTtccgtttatttattttttgaatctCCACGAGTCACGATACTCCGTTATTGCGTACTGTCCTCCCATCCCTCTCCTTGCAATAACCTGATCAGGGATCGTAAGAATCAACTAAAGAATATAggcttaaagggcctcgcacatgaaatgcataacataacataagcacaacataaaaccgacggaccaatgaaaatgttatgtaaatcaatatggcgattttatgctgaatgctcattggcccatcggtcttatgttgtgcttatgcatggtggaagtagacatggtgtgcgcagtttgcaagcgtctctctctaattctttgccctctcactTATTTTTTGACCGTAAGTCCCCATGtgtaccaaccttgtttaactccgtaaagttgttacaactgaatgtgtTTGTTTTCGTTGCACGCACGTCATTTAGTATTCTTTCGGTctctttttatcatatacatGCGTGAATGTCGTATGATTGCacttatcgtataattataataaaatgtacattaaattcgatataaaaaacgtatggaagatgtcgataattttgaaaagaaaatcttaagATTCATCTCCACAATGCTAAAACTCGGTGCAACTTTTCAAGCTGAGAACTGTGTGATCAATTAGCTTGTcacttttccgtaaaagctaaaCATTGATTGGTTACAAACTTTTTGATCTGAGaactcggaccgatttctagccATTTCTAGCATCGCgggcttttataaataaacttttccatagtaatcaaagaatatcgtaatattattacaatttctaagaGCTGGTTTTAAAATCTCCTGTTTGTGACTAGTTCAGTAtcaattgtaattgattatttctggtcaattttatttaacgacaactacgatatgtaagataataataaagtatataaatgtaagataatattaaaggaaaaaaactaatataatgaaggataataataaacgacttttatttatataaaaaaaactctgaTATATTTAAACCAATGGTTTCGCGCTCGTGTTATAAATCACAGATTAATTATAGGCCATAAACAAGCAagacgattattaatttaataaatttattaaaatctaaaaagattgTGATTACGAAACGTTTCGGTCTTACTTGACCTTCTTCAGCCGTAACGTTAACATTAATCTACTatctttttgaacatattttttatttatttttctactcgtATATAAGTACGAGTTCGTaccaaacattaattataatatttcatcgagaatgcattgatagtattcgatattttctttaacaagtgtaattattttgtgtattacataattttcttgggaaaagtagtcaccatgaaaatttataaagcatttttcaacaattttactaatatgaattaattcatcagAGGGATACATTATTTGGTACCCTTCAGAGACATAATGATATGTATCAGGTATGAGAGAAAAGGACAtaacgaacatatagcagagtgtgacaaagatgcaatcaaaacagttgtagtaacctgatatcatcaaacatttagtttttcgtagTTGGCAGACTTGGGGACTTACAGTCTCTCGatgcgaaaaaggggcgtggtttgcgaGTTTCGCGCACACCATGTCTActtccatcggtcttatgttgtgcttatgttatgttatgcattttatgtgcgaggccctttagtttctattcctgcactagactgcactagaacgttccttcttgcttttactaactttcaaatatatatctatttcattttaagtgcacactaattcagggagtttaggaacagaaaacaaacggtatgtaACGAGTGCAATACTACTTAAAAGTTGCAGCACagacttttgcatagctgcataatccTAAGCATAAGGAAGTTGATTGGTccgttagcacatgcataaggaaatggactaatcaatttctttatgcatactgTTAgacagctatgcaaaagcctgtgtTGCGGCCttaaggctataacacacatcttccataaccgtaaccacAAGACGTgccgtaagaattagccaatcacagtcaagaattcatagcgttttcgattgggatgcactgGCTGCACTCAGTGACAGTCGCGTGttcgattggcagtgccaatgcgcacttggctagtgtcacgtgttcgtttgaacgcacgacactcgcatagtgcGTACAGTCgcgttcattatagttgcgacactttttcttcgatggtttttggaatgtagttttgctcatcgagcggtgaacgtaattggctggatccataagtaagaatcaatcatgttctcagctcttgttatagttgcgcgttcagaaacgcatgtaagaaaaagtgtcgcaactataatcaACACGACTgtactcagtgcgcactagagtcctatataaagagagaagcgacattgatgtccgaagctctgattggtaatcttattgatacttgattggctaaacgagcagccatattgtgaccacgctgtttgcagaatgatacgaatggtgtttgatgacgttatgGACCGCtctaatggctctggcagaccagcgcgatttgcgacacgcgacgcgcgattatccaataggcgtttacaattttttgaaaagacgtacgcctattggataatcgcgcgtcgcgtgtcgcaaattgcgctggtctgccagagccattagagcggtcccaaaatggcggtggaggactcaattggatattaaaggttgtggtgggggttcgatgtcgcttctctctttatataggactctagtgcgcactaagtggcacgagatattttgaccgtgccagttcagtgcactggatgcatgcaagcatcagtgccttattgtaagcaataacaaacaaagtttcaaatttgaaagaatgagcaatccggatttggatcttttgaatattttggagacatttttggaatctttTTCTGGTTCAaacgagaaagaagaaataattgcaatcttccgaactagaagaatgattccaaaaactgtaaattatgtagcatgtgtgaaaaaaatggataatgacaccgtaagtgttatatcttttatacaagtacatcaattttattttaaaatataattttttaaaatataattaattacttgatgtagtataatagcatttttttaatgatgtagtataatagcatttttttaatgattatatactatttaattacatatagtaaaaatcattacttactgagcacgagattactttttcaaggttattttttcttttttgcgtgatctattataattaactcaagtgacacttgcactgaaaatttgggcgtttttttgcatttgcactgttcagtgcaactcatggaacttgtCCAGTGTTGGCGTGAAATGAGTGTGCACTGGTGCACACTAACattttcccaatcgaaaacgctattagattcttatttcttaattctcaaatgtgattggctaattcttacggtacgtttgtggttacggttatggaagggGTGTGTTATAGCCTTTAAGGTCCTTGcgcatgaaatgcataacacaacataagcacaacataagaccgatggaccaatgagcattcagTATAAGATCGCCACATTGATTTACATAAGTTTTCCATTGGTTCAGAAGCTCTATGCtatgcttatgctctgttaagcccgtatcagactacgcattgaaaattgaagattgaaaattaaagattgagctttggccaatcaaaataaaaggagttaaaatttccttgttttgattggtcaaatttccatctttaatctttaatctcaattttcaatgcgtagtctgatacgggttttatgcatttcatgtgcgaggccctcaAGGGCGACTTTACGTTGGATGTTCATTGGTTCATttgtcttatgttgtgcttatgctttgttatgcattttatg contains:
- the LOC105195891 gene encoding uncharacterized protein LOC105195891 translates to MDCCFANQYDSSQITETFPNVSSPEMFDSDTESDTDNKNVETLTVANTLAVIPSREPTQAELIAKSDSYMLIRINKFLSGVPPPPRQTTCQSDCSDFLQHIYKNRQLFYIGYPLSTESLESTESTQQLRIAETNDGNASNRCAKGTLKNLTTAFNTCDLPVDSAKDTKLDINNSNNDDSNVQYSVPKELKNPVNAIKETVQVPPIVDNSDVSHERSPLLYHTIDENEAKTLTWPQAYSHKFHGIHYNRSRTVEEFENLTVKLCERYIGAETQSTCNIWFSKQPPGSAKKRSLLTKRGNGQSPEKRLTHLAKRRRTFCSANLQGLGLTDKRQLMIPIKKLAHKKGKSPRGKSLRGKSPRGKSPRGKSPRSSTKKKVVRRLMLDESSPCKSKLETSKRALFQSPPSDHAGPSKLLGASNTDTQKIKRVLFSTPRKDESEDSKQTSSKEESRKRKCEEELQGPRLKWAKSLSFDCTHDLKNTSKVTWDRHSSSSILSKNETSFNQAKNELSDTHKKKLLWAVAEALRSKGIGMSHPKFKQYAANLARTIKKFMPELENKNIPRKPGSTSDRMLKLAKHHVLFLIDTRPID